A section of the Paenibacillus odorifer genome encodes:
- a CDS encoding peptide ABC transporter substrate-binding protein, with product MKKKNAFLALLLSFSLLSVTACSNSSNSANENGKNAAGNSNTSVKATSDVGQTAVKNEGAADLEIKAGSSVTVFNPKIPTLDPTQWQGQILVGQGTLLEGLYGYNQDNEIVPKIATGYTVSDDKKTWTFTLRKDAKWSNGDPVTAHDFYFSYMYQLDPANTTAQLWLSVLNFVKNGYAYHAGSVSKEEVGLKVVDDYTLEITTTLPHAILGDMVLSGSMPMNPKAVEANPGKWFEPGNFVSNGPYMVKSFTPNGELVMVSNPNYVGAAGQLNHGNVETIHVLPATTVPVEDYMSGHADVVLIQSASDLQYVKKTDELKSQLYTAATYAIKYLLWSNPTTESPYDKKEVRQAIAKAIQRKPIVESVLNGMGGATNIFASPGWPTEKLEQGLPEDLEAAKQLLKDAGYEGGKGLPTLSLYVGVKQVDAQGEQIALALGQLLQQNLGIKTELVQLNEAQFNAYQYSGPQGDAKPGFILASGATNWSEPGSLDMGATQQLYSIGTLDAPLEATKQFVDWTKETYYKPAIKKYGDPDNKNAGVEWSDWAALEKAAKEDIAFLDKWTAEQPADWQPYLKQPGLPTAAEQWQQIVDLWKNAKNNDEKHAAFVTAWTFVAPNAPGGKLNQNALDVQVYYNGYQSDTLRDLRMWQAQFVNALTVEDAAPIAAKVVNNLLEEAYAIPLYYQQQYFLVKPGITGVQSNPWAWGNFYGLHLLSVE from the coding sequence ATGAAAAAAAAGAACGCGTTCTTAGCTCTACTTCTGTCATTTTCTTTGTTATCTGTGACTGCTTGCAGTAATTCCTCTAATAGTGCCAATGAGAACGGTAAAAATGCTGCAGGCAATAGCAATACTTCGGTAAAAGCAACCAGTGATGTGGGTCAAACGGCAGTTAAGAATGAAGGTGCTGCTGATCTTGAAATTAAGGCGGGAAGTTCGGTAACCGTTTTCAATCCAAAGATCCCGACGCTTGATCCTACACAATGGCAAGGACAAATTCTGGTAGGGCAAGGAACTTTGCTCGAAGGGCTTTATGGCTACAATCAGGATAATGAAATCGTTCCGAAAATTGCGACAGGTTATACCGTCTCCGACGACAAAAAAACTTGGACATTTACCCTCCGTAAAGATGCCAAATGGTCTAACGGCGATCCTGTGACCGCCCATGATTTTTATTTTTCTTATATGTATCAATTGGATCCAGCTAACACAACCGCACAACTTTGGCTAAGCGTGCTTAATTTTGTGAAGAACGGATATGCATACCATGCCGGATCTGTAAGTAAAGAAGAAGTTGGTCTAAAAGTAGTTGATGATTACACTCTGGAAATTACGACCACGCTGCCTCACGCGATTTTGGGTGATATGGTTCTTTCCGGGTCGATGCCTATGAATCCTAAAGCGGTCGAAGCGAACCCTGGTAAGTGGTTTGAACCGGGGAATTTTGTGAGCAATGGCCCTTACATGGTTAAATCTTTTACACCAAACGGTGAACTCGTCATGGTGAGCAATCCGAATTATGTAGGTGCAGCTGGCCAGCTTAATCACGGCAATGTAGAGACCATCCATGTTCTTCCGGCAACAACCGTGCCGGTGGAGGATTATATGTCCGGCCATGCGGATGTTGTTCTAATCCAAAGCGCGTCTGATTTACAATACGTGAAGAAAACGGATGAGCTAAAGTCCCAGTTGTATACTGCAGCGACTTATGCGATCAAATATTTGCTCTGGAGCAACCCGACAACGGAATCTCCATATGACAAAAAAGAGGTGCGCCAGGCTATCGCCAAAGCGATCCAACGTAAACCGATCGTAGAATCGGTGCTGAACGGCATGGGCGGGGCGACCAATATCTTTGCTTCACCAGGTTGGCCAACGGAAAAACTGGAGCAAGGACTTCCGGAAGATCTCGAGGCAGCCAAACAATTATTGAAGGATGCCGGTTATGAAGGCGGTAAAGGTCTGCCAACCTTATCGCTGTATGTTGGGGTCAAGCAAGTAGATGCTCAGGGTGAGCAAATCGCTTTGGCGTTAGGTCAATTACTGCAACAAAATCTTGGTATCAAAACAGAGCTAGTTCAGCTCAATGAGGCGCAGTTTAACGCTTATCAGTACAGCGGACCTCAGGGCGATGCAAAACCGGGCTTTATTCTGGCGTCGGGCGCAACAAACTGGAGTGAACCAGGAAGTTTGGACATGGGTGCAACGCAGCAACTATATTCCATAGGAACGCTGGATGCTCCATTAGAAGCTACGAAACAATTCGTGGATTGGACCAAGGAAACTTATTATAAACCGGCCATTAAAAAATATGGAGATCCGGACAATAAGAACGCCGGTGTGGAATGGAGCGACTGGGCAGCATTAGAAAAAGCTGCCAAAGAGGATATCGCCTTTTTGGATAAATGGACAGCAGAGCAGCCTGCGGATTGGCAGCCTTATCTGAAACAACCGGGGCTTCCAACGGCCGCCGAACAATGGCAACAGATTGTAGATCTTTGGAAAAATGCTAAAAATAACGATGAAAAACATGCCGCCTTTGTAACCGCTTGGACCTTCGTAGCACCAAACGCGCCAGGTGGCAAGTTGAATCAAAATGCACTTGATGTACAGGTATACTACAACGGTTATCAATCCGATACCTTAAGAGATTTGAGAATGTGGCAAGCGCAATTCGTAAATGCGCTGACCGTCGAAGACGCTGCTCCTATCGCGGCTAAGGTAGTTAATAACCTGCTAGAAGAAGCTTATGCTATTCCGTTGTATTATCAACAGCAATACTTCTTGGTAAAACCCGGCATTACAGGAGTGCAATCAAATCCTTGGGCATGGGGCAACTTCTATGGGCTGCATCTTTTATCTGTAGAATAA